One Dioscorea cayenensis subsp. rotundata cultivar TDr96_F1 chromosome 15, TDr96_F1_v2_PseudoChromosome.rev07_lg8_w22 25.fasta, whole genome shotgun sequence genomic region harbors:
- the LOC120277836 gene encoding MAP7 domain-containing protein 2-like has product MMHTSSLHTSPRSMAECSNPVWPAGTNTSVRADEEEEEEEGGGGGGGGGGGGGGGGGGGGGGGGGQLRSTSSINVENCGERLNIWIIDSLSQTGKMVAKASLHLPTSIVGGGATNFTSKLSPFFYSSHHFLPKVHNKPAKVQAKLGGGEGEVKSGQKKKFITREEEPEQYWQTAGEREGENPMNTPLPYIIIFGMSTPFVILAIAFANGWIKVPVR; this is encoded by the exons ATGATGCACACTTCATCCCTCCATACATCTCCACGTAGCATGGCCGAGTGCAGCAATCCGGTCTGGCCGGCGGGCACAAACACTTCTGTTCGGgctgatgaggaggaggaggaggaggaggggggaggtggtggtggtggtggtggaggaggaggtggtggtggtggtggtggtggtggaggaggaggaggagga CAACTGAGATCAACTTCGAGTATCAACGTCGAGAACTGTGGAGAGAGGTTGAATATT TGGATAATAGACTCCCTCTCACAAACAGGTAAGATGGTGGCTAAGGCATCACTCCACCTTCCCACCTCCATTGTTGGTGGTGGTGCTACAAACTTCACATCTAaactttctcctttcttttactCATCCCACCATTTCTTGCCAAAAGTTCACAACAAACCAGCCAAAGTTCAAGCAAAACTAG GTGGAGGTGAAGGAGAAGTCAAGAGTGGCCAAAAGAAGAAGTTCATCACTAGAGAAGAAGAACCAGAACA GTACTGGCAAACAGCAGGGGAGAGGGAAGGAGAGAACCCCATGAATACACCATTGCCATACATCATCATTTTTGGCATGTCAACTCCTTTTGTCATCCTTGCAATAGCTTTTGCTAATGGCTGGATCAAGGTGCCTGTCAGGTGA
- the LOC120276765 gene encoding protein PYRICULARIA ORYZAE RESISTANCE 21-like, which yields MSVKFSTLILKVDLSCCQCNRKIKKLLCKIQDRENIRLIAYDDKNNTVTISGPFDPHYLKRKLYCKACKIIKDIQIPPPPPPPPEKKPDPPPPEKKPDPPAEKKPDPPPEKKPDPPPEKKPDPPPEKKPDPPPEKKPDPPPEKKPEKKPEPPKSVWPPGPVCCNQPCYVGMFGGLKCASCGMVYTWTNQGPPPVMVYNQPPVPRPYYYDGYSYGYGHGCACGCGQPKTCQFICEDNSSQCTIM from the exons atgtcaGTGAAG TTCTCCACATTGATACTCAAAGTGGATCTCAGTTGCTGCCAGTGCAACAGAAAGATCAAAAAACTCTTATGCAAGATTCAag ACCGGGAGAACATCAGATTGATAGCTTATGATGACAAGAACAACACAGTGACCATTTCCGGCCCTTTTGATCCTCACTACCTCAAAAGAAAGCTCTACTGCAAAGCTTGCAAAATCATCAAAGACATCCAaatccctcctcctcctcctcctcctcctgaAAAAAAACCCGACCCACCACCACCTGAGAAAAAACCCGACCCACCTGCTGAAAAAAAACCCGACCCACCACCCGAGAAAAAACCGGATCCGCCACCAGAGAAAAAACCCGATCCACCACCCGAGAAAAAACCCGACCCACCCCCAGAGAAAAAACCCGACCCACCACCGGagaaaaaacccgagaaaaaacCCGAACCACCCAAGTCTGTGTGGCCACCGGGACCGGTTTGCTGCAATCAACCATGCTACGTGGGAATGTTCGGAGGCTTGAAGTGTGCCTCGTGTGGCATGGTGTACACCTGGACCAATCAAGGCCCGCCACCTGTCATGGTATATAATCAGCCACCGGTCCCACGTCCTTACTATTACGATGGCTATAGCTATGGCTATGGTCATGGCTGCGCCTGTGGTTGTGGCCAACCTAAGACCTGCCAGTTCATCTGCGAAGATAACTCATCCCAATGCACTATCATGTGA
- the LOC120276766 gene encoding uncharacterized protein LOC120276766 isoform X1, with amino-acid sequence MDPSLSEYDPSVEEHEWDSDDFVIPNLSVGEPDLVSQNAPEVSDPQTPSKVCKQVIKREEKIYLGPHGAPPSQTKQQEPIAGGHKQRFKQKLKEADRRFGGTGRENKVESLRELVGSKSTSQQEQMTKRCSSMASVTIVVRCTENLKKADLYIQQ; translated from the exons ATGGATCCCTCTCTGAGTGAATACGATCCATCAGTCGAAGAGCATGAGTGGG ACAGTGATGATTTTGTGATTCCAAATCTGTCCGTTGGAGAGCCTGACCTTGTTAGTCAAAATGCTCCTGAAGTATCAGATCCTCAAACTCCATCCAAG GTTTGCAAGCAGGTTATCAAACGGGAAGAGAAGATATATTTGGGACCTCATGGTGCGCCGCCTTCTCAAACCAAGCAACAGGAGCCGATTGCTGGTGGCCATAAGCAGAGGTTCAAGCAAAAGCTGAAGGAAGCCGATAGGAGGTTTGGTGGTACAGGGCGCGAGAACAAGGTAGAGAGCTTACGGGAGCTTGTTGGAAGCAAG AGCACATCACAACAAGAACAGATGACAAAGAGATGCTCAAGTATGGCATCTGTTACAATTGTGGTAAGATGTACAGAGAATTTAAAGAAAGCAGATCTATATATCCAACAGTGA
- the LOC120276766 gene encoding uncharacterized protein LOC120276766 isoform X2 produces MDPSLSEYDPSVEEHEWDSDDFVIPNLSVGEPDLVSQNAPEVSDPQTPSKVIKREEKIYLGPHGAPPSQTKQQEPIAGGHKQRFKQKLKEADRRFGGTGRENKVESLRELVGSKSTSQQEQMTKRCSSMASVTIVVRCTENLKKADLYIQQ; encoded by the exons ATGGATCCCTCTCTGAGTGAATACGATCCATCAGTCGAAGAGCATGAGTGGG ACAGTGATGATTTTGTGATTCCAAATCTGTCCGTTGGAGAGCCTGACCTTGTTAGTCAAAATGCTCCTGAAGTATCAGATCCTCAAACTCCATCCAAG GTTATCAAACGGGAAGAGAAGATATATTTGGGACCTCATGGTGCGCCGCCTTCTCAAACCAAGCAACAGGAGCCGATTGCTGGTGGCCATAAGCAGAGGTTCAAGCAAAAGCTGAAGGAAGCCGATAGGAGGTTTGGTGGTACAGGGCGCGAGAACAAGGTAGAGAGCTTACGGGAGCTTGTTGGAAGCAAG AGCACATCACAACAAGAACAGATGACAAAGAGATGCTCAAGTATGGCATCTGTTACAATTGTGGTAAGATGTACAGAGAATTTAAAGAAAGCAGATCTATATATCCAACAGTGA
- the LOC120276766 gene encoding uncharacterized protein LOC120276766 isoform X3, with amino-acid sequence MDPSLSEYDPSVEEHEWDSDDFVIPNLSVGEPDLVSQNAPEVSDPQTPSKVCKQVIKREEKIYLGPHGAPPSQTKQQEPIAGGHKQRFKQKLKEADRRFGGTGRENKVESLRELVGSKVSNTNMWKGSHRDWLDPHCHESEFDKHTH; translated from the exons ATGGATCCCTCTCTGAGTGAATACGATCCATCAGTCGAAGAGCATGAGTGGG ACAGTGATGATTTTGTGATTCCAAATCTGTCCGTTGGAGAGCCTGACCTTGTTAGTCAAAATGCTCCTGAAGTATCAGATCCTCAAACTCCATCCAAG GTTTGCAAGCAGGTTATCAAACGGGAAGAGAAGATATATTTGGGACCTCATGGTGCGCCGCCTTCTCAAACCAAGCAACAGGAGCCGATTGCTGGTGGCCATAAGCAGAGGTTCAAGCAAAAGCTGAAGGAAGCCGATAGGAGGTTTGGTGGTACAGGGCGCGAGAACAAGGTAGAGAGCTTACGGGAGCTTGTTGGAAGCAAGGTAAGCAACACCAACATGTGGAAGGGCTCTCATCGTGATTGGTTGGATCCTCATTGCCATGAGTCTGAGTTTGATAAGCATACCCATTGA
- the LOC120277428 gene encoding mitochondrial import inner membrane translocase subunit TIM50 encodes MARILLRSRHFFPYLSSIVAANKITRPFCTVATVSAKPPLEPLLNDQTPPPPPSASPPTSTSPATATAPARRSWSLFKFGALAALTGAVGAVGYATYAHSIDEVDQKMRALRALSSKNSMLDDASSLQKFQALAYSSALKVPTKCIEIYLDIRRGIDDRLKGFVEPSSEKLLPDLHPQEQHVFTLVLDLNETLVYSDWKRDRGWRTFKRPGVDAFLEHLAKFYEIVVYSDQLSMYVDPVIERLDQKGCIRYRLSRAATKYQDGKHFRDLSKLNRDPARILYVSGHALESSLQQENCVPCKPWKLENDDTALLDLIPFLEYVALHRPADIRTVLASYQGHDIPSEFIERSKEHQRRMQEQKQHGRFWRR; translated from the exons ATGGCCCGAATCCTCCTCCGATCTCGACACTTCTTCCCCTATCTCTCTTCCATCGTCGCCGCTAACAAGATCACCAGGCCTTTCTGCACCGTCGCCACGGTGTCTGCCAAACCTCCATTGGAGCCCTTGCTCAACGACCAGACACCCCCGCCGCCTCCCTCCGCCTCCCCTCCCACCTCCACCTCCCCTGCCACAGCCACAGCCCCTGCCAGGCGATCTTGGAGCCTCTTCAAGTTTGGTGCACTTGCCGCCCTTACCGGCGCCGTTGGTGCCGTCGGCTATGCAACCTATG CGCATTCAATAGATGAAGTGGACCAAAAGATGAGAGCTTTGCGGGCATTATCTTCAAAAAATTCTATGCTAGATGATGCTTCTAGTCTTCAA AAGTTCCAGGCTTTGGCTTACTCATCAGCTTTGAAGG TTCCTACAAAGTGTATTGAGATATACTTAGATATTAGGAGAGGAATCGATGACCGACTTAAG GGATTCGTAGAACCGTCATCAGAGAAGCTTCTTCCTGATTTGCATCCTCAAGAACAGCACGTCTTCACTCTAGTTTTAGATCTCAATGAGACTCTTGTATATTCTGACTGGAAG CGTGACAGAGGCTGGAGGACATTCAAAAGGCCTGGAGTTGATGCTTTCTTGGAGCATCTTgctaaattttatgaaatagtTGTCTATTCTGATCAGCTCAGTATG TATGTCGACCCTGTTATTGAGAGGCTTGATCAGAAGGGCTGTATTCGATATAGGCTATCAAGAGCTGCTACAAAATATCAAGATGGAAAGCATTTTCGG GACCTCTCCAAGCTGAACAGAGATCCTGCACGAATTCTTTATGTGAGTGGACACGCACTAGAGTCAAGCCTTCAACAAGAGAACTGTGTACCTTGTAAACCATGGAAACTTGAAAATGATGACACTGCTCTTTTGGATCTTATACCATTTCTTGAAT ATGTGGCTCTCCACAGACCTGCTGACATTAGAACTGTACTTGCATCTTATCAAGGGCATGACATCCCCAGCGAATTTATTGAACGATCTAAGGAACACCAGag GAGGATGCAAGAGCAGAAGCAACATGGCCGTTTCTGGCGTCGATAA
- the LOC120277424 gene encoding uncharacterized protein LOC120277424 isoform X1, which yields MMLKEKAHDFVEWREEFVSRERGSRVVQYYLEDSSGGSHLAVVGTERSLRHMFYAIAEEFCHEYGADSCLRWRSKREVVDWLSSFISPRQGSQKNDSLPKTGADITADKVTSPGTCPRKPLDQPGRNLRSHKSDITWTGDSWTCGKLLRHYKAFCRNGTMITTHSFVLVMSEGESRYLAYLDDMYEDKKGQKKVKVRWFHQNQEFACAIPPPTPHPREVFITPYFQVISAECVDDLATVLTPDHFEKCLAALPYDSSSGIHLCFRQYSKNKFKSFDLSSLSGYYDQAVLLCLNICTVSCEDEDEIGHRNSMKNCKPRKIRIVKGNKQFFTGPLGVRVSSRASHIASCKSPYQNMRFGLHAMGSLSTRFRNPLHCLNLPYKVDQKVEMLCQDSGIRGCWFRCTVLRLSEKRLKVQYDDVMDEDGCGNLEEWVPALKAAAPDKLGMRCSGRLTIRPCQPCNSLPDDRPLQIGAPVDAWWNDGWWEGVIIGVESPLDDSIQVYFPGEDVFLTCTRKCLRISMDWMVDRWVDIDAKPDVLSAISSFSPGPKLSPCSTFSKVAESGSSVMSDRDTAPIKANATDEDKKITASLGNMADELIGNMNMANPGKRLKLTDDDGGGEGDVH from the exons ATGATGCTGAAGGAGAAGGCCCATGACTTTGTGGAGTGGAGGGAGGAGTTCGTCTCTCGGGAACGTGGCAGCCGCGTTGTCCAGTACTATCTTGAGGATTCCTCCGGAGGGTCTCATCTCGCTGTCGTTGGCACCGAGAGGAGCCTCCGCCACATGTTCTATGCGATCGCGGAGGAGTTTTGTCATGAGTATGGTGCCGACTCTTGTCTTAGGTGGAGATCCAAGAGGGAGGTCGTTGATTGGCTTTCCTCGTTCATCTCTCCTCGCCAAG GATCACAGAAAAATGATTCATTACCTAAAACAGGTGCTGATATTACCGCAGATAAAGTCACTAGTCCTGGAACCTGTCCGCGCAAACCATTA GATCAGCCAGGAAGGAACCTGAGAAGTCACAAGTCAGACATCACATGGACTGGTGATTCCTGGACTTGTGGCAAGCTACTTCGACACTACAAAGCATTCTGTCGCAATGGAACTATGATAACT ACTCATTCTTTTGTTCTTGTCATGTCGGAGGGGGAGAGCCGCTATCTTGCTTATTTAGATGACATGTATGAAGATAAGAAAGGGCAGAAAAAGGTTAAAGTTAGATGGTTTCATCAGAATCAGGAATTTGCCTGTGCAATACCGCCACCAACTCCTCATCCCAGAGAAGTCTTCATAACCCCATATTTTCAGGTCATCAGTGCTGAATGTGTGGATGACCTCGCCACTGTTTTAACTcctgatcactttgagaaatgtTTGGCTGCTCTTCCTTATGATTCTTCATCCGGAATACATCTGTGCTTTCGGCAATActccaaaaacaaattcaagtcTTTTGATCTAAGCTCTTTGAGTGGGTATTATGATCAGGCAGTTCTATTATGCTTAAATATTTGTACGGTGTCTtgtgaggatgaggatgagatTGGTCATAGGAACTCTATGAAAAATTGCAAGCCCAGGAAAATAAGGATTGTCAAAGGAAATAAACAGTTTTTTACTGGTCCCTTGGGTGTGAGAGTATCAAGCCGTGCAAGTCACATAGCATCATGCAAGTCCCCCTATCAGAATATGAGGTTTGGTTTACATGCTATGGGGTCTCTGTCAACTAGGTTTAGAAACCCCCTTCATTGCCTTAATCTGCCATATAAGGTTGACCAAAAGGTAGAGATGCTTTGCCAAGACAGTGGCATCAGAGGTTGTTGGTTTAGGTGTACAGTTTTACGGTTATCTGAGAAGCGGCTGAAGGTTCAAtatgatgatgtgatggatgAAGATGGATGTGGGAATTTGGAG GAATGGGTTCCTGCATTAAAAGCTGCAGCTCCTGATAAACTAGGAATGAGATGCTCAGGCAGACTTACAATTCGACCCTGTCAGCCATGTAACTCTTTGCCTGATGATCGTCCTTTGCAAATCGGAGCTCCTGTTGATGCGTGGTGGAATGATGGCTGGTGGGAAGGAGTAATAATTGGAGTAGAAAGCCCGCTAGATGATAGTATACAAGTTTATTTCCCAG GTGAAGATGTATTCTTAACATGCACAAGGAAATGCCTCAGAATATCCATGGACTGGATGGTGGACCGGTGGGTTGATATAGATGCCAAGCCTGATGTCTTATCTGCCATATCTTCATTCAGCCCAGGGCCGAAGCTATCACCATGTTCTACCTTCTCCAAGGTTGCTGAGTCTGGTAGTTCAGTAATGTCAGATCGTGATACCGCCCCCATCAAAGCCAATGCAACCGATGAAGACAAGAAAATAACAGCTAGCTTGGGAAACATGGCTGATGAGTTAATAGGCAACATGAACATGGCAAATCCTGGGAAGCGACTGAAGCTTACAGATGATGATGGTGGGGGAGAGGGTGATGTTCATTGA
- the LOC120277424 gene encoding uncharacterized protein LOC120277424 isoform X2: MMLKEKAHDFVEWREEFVSRERGSRVVQYYLEDSSGGSHLAVVGTERSLRHMFYAIAEEFCHEYGADSCLRWRSKREVVDWLSSFISPRQGSQKNDSLPKTGADITADKVTSPGTCPRKPLPGRNLRSHKSDITWTGDSWTCGKLLRHYKAFCRNGTMITTHSFVLVMSEGESRYLAYLDDMYEDKKGQKKVKVRWFHQNQEFACAIPPPTPHPREVFITPYFQVISAECVDDLATVLTPDHFEKCLAALPYDSSSGIHLCFRQYSKNKFKSFDLSSLSGYYDQAVLLCLNICTVSCEDEDEIGHRNSMKNCKPRKIRIVKGNKQFFTGPLGVRVSSRASHIASCKSPYQNMRFGLHAMGSLSTRFRNPLHCLNLPYKVDQKVEMLCQDSGIRGCWFRCTVLRLSEKRLKVQYDDVMDEDGCGNLEEWVPALKAAAPDKLGMRCSGRLTIRPCQPCNSLPDDRPLQIGAPVDAWWNDGWWEGVIIGVESPLDDSIQVYFPGEDVFLTCTRKCLRISMDWMVDRWVDIDAKPDVLSAISSFSPGPKLSPCSTFSKVAESGSSVMSDRDTAPIKANATDEDKKITASLGNMADELIGNMNMANPGKRLKLTDDDGGGEGDVH; encoded by the exons ATGATGCTGAAGGAGAAGGCCCATGACTTTGTGGAGTGGAGGGAGGAGTTCGTCTCTCGGGAACGTGGCAGCCGCGTTGTCCAGTACTATCTTGAGGATTCCTCCGGAGGGTCTCATCTCGCTGTCGTTGGCACCGAGAGGAGCCTCCGCCACATGTTCTATGCGATCGCGGAGGAGTTTTGTCATGAGTATGGTGCCGACTCTTGTCTTAGGTGGAGATCCAAGAGGGAGGTCGTTGATTGGCTTTCCTCGTTCATCTCTCCTCGCCAAG GATCACAGAAAAATGATTCATTACCTAAAACAGGTGCTGATATTACCGCAGATAAAGTCACTAGTCCTGGAACCTGTCCGCGCAAACCATTA CCAGGAAGGAACCTGAGAAGTCACAAGTCAGACATCACATGGACTGGTGATTCCTGGACTTGTGGCAAGCTACTTCGACACTACAAAGCATTCTGTCGCAATGGAACTATGATAACT ACTCATTCTTTTGTTCTTGTCATGTCGGAGGGGGAGAGCCGCTATCTTGCTTATTTAGATGACATGTATGAAGATAAGAAAGGGCAGAAAAAGGTTAAAGTTAGATGGTTTCATCAGAATCAGGAATTTGCCTGTGCAATACCGCCACCAACTCCTCATCCCAGAGAAGTCTTCATAACCCCATATTTTCAGGTCATCAGTGCTGAATGTGTGGATGACCTCGCCACTGTTTTAACTcctgatcactttgagaaatgtTTGGCTGCTCTTCCTTATGATTCTTCATCCGGAATACATCTGTGCTTTCGGCAATActccaaaaacaaattcaagtcTTTTGATCTAAGCTCTTTGAGTGGGTATTATGATCAGGCAGTTCTATTATGCTTAAATATTTGTACGGTGTCTtgtgaggatgaggatgagatTGGTCATAGGAACTCTATGAAAAATTGCAAGCCCAGGAAAATAAGGATTGTCAAAGGAAATAAACAGTTTTTTACTGGTCCCTTGGGTGTGAGAGTATCAAGCCGTGCAAGTCACATAGCATCATGCAAGTCCCCCTATCAGAATATGAGGTTTGGTTTACATGCTATGGGGTCTCTGTCAACTAGGTTTAGAAACCCCCTTCATTGCCTTAATCTGCCATATAAGGTTGACCAAAAGGTAGAGATGCTTTGCCAAGACAGTGGCATCAGAGGTTGTTGGTTTAGGTGTACAGTTTTACGGTTATCTGAGAAGCGGCTGAAGGTTCAAtatgatgatgtgatggatgAAGATGGATGTGGGAATTTGGAG GAATGGGTTCCTGCATTAAAAGCTGCAGCTCCTGATAAACTAGGAATGAGATGCTCAGGCAGACTTACAATTCGACCCTGTCAGCCATGTAACTCTTTGCCTGATGATCGTCCTTTGCAAATCGGAGCTCCTGTTGATGCGTGGTGGAATGATGGCTGGTGGGAAGGAGTAATAATTGGAGTAGAAAGCCCGCTAGATGATAGTATACAAGTTTATTTCCCAG GTGAAGATGTATTCTTAACATGCACAAGGAAATGCCTCAGAATATCCATGGACTGGATGGTGGACCGGTGGGTTGATATAGATGCCAAGCCTGATGTCTTATCTGCCATATCTTCATTCAGCCCAGGGCCGAAGCTATCACCATGTTCTACCTTCTCCAAGGTTGCTGAGTCTGGTAGTTCAGTAATGTCAGATCGTGATACCGCCCCCATCAAAGCCAATGCAACCGATGAAGACAAGAAAATAACAGCTAGCTTGGGAAACATGGCTGATGAGTTAATAGGCAACATGAACATGGCAAATCCTGGGAAGCGACTGAAGCTTACAGATGATGATGGTGGGGGAGAGGGTGATGTTCATTGA
- the LOC120277424 gene encoding uncharacterized protein LOC120277424 isoform X3, producing MMLKEKAHDFVEWREEFVSRERGSRVVQYYLEDSSGGSHLAVVGTERSLRHMFYAIAEEFCHEYGADSCLRWRSKREVVDWLSSFISPRQGSQKNDSLPKTGADITADKVTSPGTCPRKPLDQPGRNLRSHKSDITWTGDSWTCGKLLRHYKAFCRNGTMITTHSFVLVMSEGESRYLAYLDDMYEDKKGQKKVKVRWFHQNQEFACAIPPPTPHPREVFITPYFQVISAECVDDLATVLTPDHFEKCLAALPYDSSSGIHLCFRQYSKNKFKSFDLSSLSGYYDQAVLLCLNICTVSCEDEDEIGHRNSMKNCKPRKIRIVKGNKQFFTGPLGVRVSSRASHIASCKSPYQNMRFGLHAMGSLSTRFRNPLHCLNLPYKVDQKVEMLCQDSGIRGCWFRCTVLRLSEKRLKVQYDDVMDEDGCGNLEEWVPALKAAAPDKLGMRCSGRLTIRPCQPCNSLPDDRPLQIGAPVDAWWNDGWWEGVIIGVESPLDDSIQVYFPGSYLLFSL from the exons ATGATGCTGAAGGAGAAGGCCCATGACTTTGTGGAGTGGAGGGAGGAGTTCGTCTCTCGGGAACGTGGCAGCCGCGTTGTCCAGTACTATCTTGAGGATTCCTCCGGAGGGTCTCATCTCGCTGTCGTTGGCACCGAGAGGAGCCTCCGCCACATGTTCTATGCGATCGCGGAGGAGTTTTGTCATGAGTATGGTGCCGACTCTTGTCTTAGGTGGAGATCCAAGAGGGAGGTCGTTGATTGGCTTTCCTCGTTCATCTCTCCTCGCCAAG GATCACAGAAAAATGATTCATTACCTAAAACAGGTGCTGATATTACCGCAGATAAAGTCACTAGTCCTGGAACCTGTCCGCGCAAACCATTA GATCAGCCAGGAAGGAACCTGAGAAGTCACAAGTCAGACATCACATGGACTGGTGATTCCTGGACTTGTGGCAAGCTACTTCGACACTACAAAGCATTCTGTCGCAATGGAACTATGATAACT ACTCATTCTTTTGTTCTTGTCATGTCGGAGGGGGAGAGCCGCTATCTTGCTTATTTAGATGACATGTATGAAGATAAGAAAGGGCAGAAAAAGGTTAAAGTTAGATGGTTTCATCAGAATCAGGAATTTGCCTGTGCAATACCGCCACCAACTCCTCATCCCAGAGAAGTCTTCATAACCCCATATTTTCAGGTCATCAGTGCTGAATGTGTGGATGACCTCGCCACTGTTTTAACTcctgatcactttgagaaatgtTTGGCTGCTCTTCCTTATGATTCTTCATCCGGAATACATCTGTGCTTTCGGCAATActccaaaaacaaattcaagtcTTTTGATCTAAGCTCTTTGAGTGGGTATTATGATCAGGCAGTTCTATTATGCTTAAATATTTGTACGGTGTCTtgtgaggatgaggatgagatTGGTCATAGGAACTCTATGAAAAATTGCAAGCCCAGGAAAATAAGGATTGTCAAAGGAAATAAACAGTTTTTTACTGGTCCCTTGGGTGTGAGAGTATCAAGCCGTGCAAGTCACATAGCATCATGCAAGTCCCCCTATCAGAATATGAGGTTTGGTTTACATGCTATGGGGTCTCTGTCAACTAGGTTTAGAAACCCCCTTCATTGCCTTAATCTGCCATATAAGGTTGACCAAAAGGTAGAGATGCTTTGCCAAGACAGTGGCATCAGAGGTTGTTGGTTTAGGTGTACAGTTTTACGGTTATCTGAGAAGCGGCTGAAGGTTCAAtatgatgatgtgatggatgAAGATGGATGTGGGAATTTGGAG GAATGGGTTCCTGCATTAAAAGCTGCAGCTCCTGATAAACTAGGAATGAGATGCTCAGGCAGACTTACAATTCGACCCTGTCAGCCATGTAACTCTTTGCCTGATGATCGTCCTTTGCAAATCGGAGCTCCTGTTGATGCGTGGTGGAATGATGGCTGGTGGGAAGGAGTAATAATTGGAGTAGAAAGCCCGCTAGATGATAGTATACAAGTTTATTTCCCAGGTTCATACCTTCTCTTTTCATTGTGA